In Horticoccus luteus, the following proteins share a genomic window:
- a CDS encoding extracellular solute-binding protein: MALLRVSAHATTLDIPVFAGGYGISFYQETARAFETERPGVTIELYGDPRITDQVRVRLIDGDLPDATLPRDLLLPALVRADKVVDLTPYLDGPNWEGDARWRDTFQPGALEAWRVEHGTYGVPLTYACWSIFYNAGLFRAHGWREPRTWNEFFALCAEMKTAGVVPLSVTGVYGNYPDAFLRSAYYNLAGAEGWAALNRGDPGARTDPRYVRAAGVLQRLMQEDTLTGWEGMTHTAAQLAFLEGRAAMTVSGSWMLNEMKGRIPVGFEIGVMNFPVFVDGLADPTTIQAGADSFIVFATHDPARVQLTIDFLRFLTSRANARRFVREVDAPVAVKGVPLSEFSPGMRPTAAMIDRARDAFNMPQVALQPPATRQALVDARNDLMLGRITPQAFGERVERAAARDRARAADPDSVTMRHPWAGGVLLAALALVVGGFGWRAWMWRRRADAARVEESYFGALRPAVAATFVGPALALYATLTLAPAAVSFVWAFTRWDGLGERTWTGWFNFKWLLFESDLFWAALRNNVFLMVVPAAIVLPTALGFAFLLHRGVFGARFLRGVFLFPNFLGGIAATLLWLCAYEPHGGLVNAGLVALGHLVGSEWLQSFAGFPWLAQSNLYGALVPIYLWMACGFNMVLFLAAMEGIDQQLYEAAEMDGASVVRQFFTITLPLIWDIVAIAVVFLVIGGLNAFEMIWLLTSQDPDSSTHTLGTLMVTSMFKDMQIGRATAIAVMLFVLVIAGSALVLRGFRREASES; this comes from the coding sequence GTGGCGCTGCTGCGGGTGAGCGCGCACGCGACGACGCTCGACATCCCCGTCTTCGCCGGTGGCTACGGGATTTCCTTTTATCAGGAAACGGCGCGCGCGTTCGAAACGGAACGCCCGGGTGTGACGATCGAACTCTACGGCGACCCCCGCATCACGGACCAGGTGCGCGTGCGCTTGATCGATGGCGACCTGCCGGACGCCACGCTGCCGCGCGACCTTCTGCTGCCGGCGCTGGTGCGCGCGGATAAAGTCGTCGATCTCACGCCTTATCTCGACGGCCCGAATTGGGAGGGCGACGCCCGCTGGCGCGATACGTTTCAGCCTGGCGCGCTTGAGGCGTGGCGGGTGGAGCACGGCACTTACGGCGTGCCGCTGACCTACGCGTGCTGGTCGATTTTCTATAACGCCGGGTTGTTTCGCGCGCACGGTTGGAGGGAGCCGCGCACGTGGAATGAGTTCTTTGCCCTCTGTGCAGAAATGAAAACGGCCGGCGTCGTGCCGCTGAGCGTGACCGGCGTGTATGGAAATTATCCGGACGCATTTCTGCGTTCGGCCTATTACAATCTCGCCGGCGCGGAGGGTTGGGCGGCGCTCAATCGCGGCGATCCGGGCGCGCGCACGGATCCGCGTTACGTGCGCGCCGCTGGAGTGCTGCAGCGATTGATGCAGGAGGATACGCTCACAGGTTGGGAGGGGATGACGCACACCGCCGCGCAACTCGCCTTTCTCGAAGGCCGCGCGGCCATGACGGTGTCGGGTTCGTGGATGCTCAACGAAATGAAGGGGCGGATTCCCGTGGGCTTCGAAATCGGCGTGATGAATTTCCCGGTGTTTGTGGACGGCCTCGCCGACCCGACGACCATCCAGGCGGGCGCGGATTCGTTCATCGTTTTTGCCACGCACGATCCGGCACGCGTGCAGTTGACGATCGATTTTCTGCGGTTCCTGACGTCGCGGGCCAACGCCCGGCGTTTCGTGCGCGAGGTGGACGCGCCGGTGGCGGTCAAGGGCGTGCCGTTGAGCGAATTCTCGCCGGGCATGCGGCCGACGGCGGCCATGATCGACCGCGCGCGCGACGCCTTCAACATGCCGCAGGTGGCGTTGCAACCGCCGGCGACGCGCCAGGCGCTCGTCGATGCGCGCAATGATTTGATGCTCGGTCGGATCACGCCGCAGGCGTTTGGCGAGCGCGTCGAGCGGGCGGCGGCACGCGATCGCGCGCGCGCCGCCGATCCCGACAGCGTGACGATGCGGCATCCGTGGGCGGGTGGAGTGTTGCTGGCGGCGCTGGCGCTGGTCGTCGGCGGATTCGGCTGGCGCGCGTGGATGTGGCGGCGGAGGGCTGACGCGGCGCGCGTGGAGGAATCGTATTTCGGCGCGTTGCGGCCGGCGGTGGCGGCGACGTTTGTCGGCCCCGCGCTGGCGCTCTATGCGACGCTGACCCTGGCGCCGGCGGCGGTTTCCTTTGTCTGGGCGTTCACGCGCTGGGACGGTTTGGGCGAGCGAACGTGGACGGGGTGGTTCAACTTCAAATGGCTCCTGTTCGAGAGCGACCTGTTCTGGGCGGCGCTGCGCAACAATGTTTTCCTGATGGTCGTGCCCGCGGCGATCGTTTTGCCGACCGCGCTGGGCTTCGCGTTCCTCCTGCACCGCGGTGTGTTTGGCGCGCGCTTTTTGCGGGGCGTGTTTTTGTTTCCCAATTTCCTCGGCGGCATCGCGGCGACGCTGCTCTGGCTGTGCGCCTACGAGCCGCATGGCGGCCTCGTGAACGCGGGCCTCGTTGCGCTCGGTCACTTGGTCGGCAGCGAGTGGCTGCAGTCCTTCGCAGGTTTTCCGTGGCTGGCGCAGAGCAATCTCTACGGCGCGCTCGTGCCGATTTATCTGTGGATGGCATGTGGGTTCAACATGGTGCTTTTCCTCGCGGCGATGGAGGGCATCGACCAGCAGCTCTACGAAGCGGCGGAGATGGATGGCGCTTCGGTGGTGCGGCAGTTTTTCACGATCACGCTGCCGCTGATCTGGGACATCGTGGCGATCGCGGTCGTGTTCCTCGTGATCGGCGGGTTGAACGCCTTTGAGATGATCTGGCTGCTCACGTCGCAAGATCCCGACAGCAGCACGCACACGCTCGGCACACTGATGGTCACGTCGATGTTCAAGGACATGCAGATTGGTCGCGCGACGGCGATCGCGGTGATGCTGTTCGTGCTCGTCATCGCGGGCAGTGCGCTGGTGTTGCGCGGCTTCCGACGGGAGGCGTCTGAATCATGA